A window of the Gordonia humi genome harbors these coding sequences:
- a CDS encoding aromatic/alkene/methane monooxygenase hydroxylase/oxygenase subunit alpha, giving the protein MSRQSLTKAHAKITELSWEPTFATPATRFGTDYTFEKAPKKDPLKQIMRSYFPMEEEKDNRVYGAMDGAIRGNMFRQVQERWLEWQKLFLSIIPFPEISAARAMPMAIDAVPNPEIHNGLAVQMIDEVRHSTIQMNLKKLYMNNYIDPAGFDITEKAFANNYAGTIGRQFGEGFITGDAITAANIYLTVVAETAFTNTLFVAMPDEAAANGDYLLPTVFHSVQSDESRHISNGYSILLMALADERNRPLLERDLRYAWWNNHCVVDAAIGTFIEYGTKDRRKDRESYAEMWRRWIYDDYYRSYLLPLEKYGLTIPHDLVEESWKRITEKHYVHEVARFFATGWPVNYWRIDAMTDADFEWFEEKYPGWYSKFGKWWENYNRLAYPGRNKPIAFEDVGYQYPHRCWTCMVPCLIREDLVEDKVDGQWRTYCSETCRWTDTTAFRGEYEGRETPNMGRLTGFREWETLHHDTDLADVVSNLGYVRDDGKTLIGQPHLHLDDPKKMWTLDDIRGITFQSPNVLLNEMSDEDRKKHLDDYRADTVAAEYYSRA; this is encoded by the coding sequence TTGAGCAGGCAAAGCCTTACCAAGGCTCATGCAAAGATCACCGAATTGTCGTGGGAACCGACTTTCGCCACCCCGGCGACACGATTCGGCACCGACTACACATTTGAGAAGGCCCCCAAGAAGGACCCGCTCAAGCAGATCATGCGTTCGTACTTCCCGATGGAGGAGGAGAAGGACAATCGCGTCTACGGCGCGATGGACGGAGCTATTCGCGGAAACATGTTCCGTCAGGTTCAGGAGCGGTGGCTCGAATGGCAGAAGCTGTTCCTGTCGATCATTCCGTTCCCGGAGATCTCGGCGGCCCGTGCCATGCCCATGGCCATCGACGCTGTTCCGAACCCCGAGATCCACAACGGTCTCGCCGTTCAGATGATCGACGAGGTACGGCATTCGACGATTCAGATGAATCTGAAGAAGCTGTACATGAACAACTACATCGATCCCGCCGGATTCGACATCACCGAGAAGGCGTTCGCGAACAACTACGCGGGCACCATCGGCCGGCAGTTCGGTGAGGGATTCATCACCGGTGACGCGATCACCGCGGCCAACATCTACCTGACGGTGGTCGCCGAGACCGCGTTCACCAACACGTTGTTCGTCGCCATGCCCGACGAGGCCGCAGCCAACGGCGACTACCTGTTGCCGACGGTCTTCCACTCGGTCCAGTCCGACGAGTCCCGCCACATCTCGAACGGCTACTCCATCCTCCTGATGGCGCTGGCCGACGAGCGCAACCGTCCGCTTCTCGAGCGCGACCTTCGCTACGCGTGGTGGAACAACCACTGCGTCGTGGACGCCGCGATCGGAACCTTCATCGAGTACGGCACCAAGGACCGCCGCAAGGACCGCGAGAGCTACGCCGAGATGTGGCGTCGCTGGATCTACGACGACTACTACCGCAGCTACCTGCTGCCGCTGGAGAAGTACGGGCTCACCATCCCGCACGATCTGGTCGAGGAGTCGTGGAAGCGGATCACCGAGAAGCACTACGTCCACGAGGTCGCCCGCTTCTTCGCCACCGGCTGGCCGGTCAACTACTGGCGCATCGACGCCATGACCGACGCCGACTTCGAGTGGTTCGAAGAGAAGTACCCGGGCTGGTACAGCAAGTTCGGCAAGTGGTGGGAGAACTACAACCGCCTCGCGTACCCGGGCCGCAACAAGCCCATCGCGTTCGAGGACGTGGGCTACCAGTACCCGCACCGCTGCTGGACGTGCATGGTCCCCTGCCTGATTCGCGAGGATCTGGTCGAGGACAAGGTCGACGGTCAGTGGCGCACCTACTGCTCGGAGACCTGCCGCTGGACCGACACCACCGCGTTCCGCGGCGAGTACGAAGGCCGCGAGACCCCGAACATGGGTCGTCTCACCGGTTTCCGCGAGTGGGAGACGCTGCACCACGACACCGATCTGGCGGATGTGGTCAGCAACCTCGGATACGTCCGCGACGACGGCAAGACCCTCATCGGTCAGCCGCACCTGCATCTCGACGATCCGAAGAAGATGTGGACCCTCGACGACATCCGCGGCATCACGTTCCAGAGCCCGAACGTGCTGCTCAACGAGATGAGCGACGAGGACCGCAAGAAGCACTTGGACGACTACCGCGCTGACACGGTGGCCGCCGAGTACTACTCGCGCGCATAG
- a CDS encoding PepSY-associated TM helix domain-containing protein, with amino-acid sequence MSEFRRAGVRMFHRLHFYAGVLVAPFLLIAAVTGALYALAPSIENFVYRDQLHTSSTGPEQSLAAQVRAAQTTVPDLTVNAVRPPVAAGDTTRVLFDDPSLGESERRAVFVDPVTARPLGDLPVYGSASALPLRTWLDRLHRQLHLGDTGRLYSELAASWLWVVVVAGLVLWFTRARTRRRKTGRARTIGRHGLIGVWIAVGLLFLSATGLTWSTYAGAHITDLRSALSWSTPATDTALPGAPAAAPPGNEHADHGGMSMPMPGDAAGDTSTAIPQIDAALALAKSAGVSDGVEITLPADTRTAFTVTQVRRSWQFSTSSVAVDPSSDSVTSVNRFSDWPLPAKLAAWGIALHMGLLFGITNQILLLVLALALIAMIVLGYRSWFQRARRDRLVGRAPQPGALRRAPLPLVVAVAAVAVAIGWFAPLFGWPLLAFVIVDVTVSAVRGRRRPTGDDPDVQDTREPAAVG; translated from the coding sequence ATGTCGGAATTCAGACGTGCGGGTGTCCGCATGTTCCATCGACTCCACTTCTACGCGGGCGTCCTCGTGGCACCGTTTCTTCTCATCGCAGCCGTGACCGGCGCACTGTACGCACTCGCGCCGTCGATCGAGAACTTCGTGTACCGCGATCAGCTGCACACGTCATCGACGGGGCCGGAGCAGTCGTTGGCCGCACAGGTCCGCGCGGCGCAGACAACCGTCCCCGACCTGACCGTCAACGCCGTACGACCCCCCGTCGCAGCGGGTGACACGACCCGCGTCCTGTTCGACGATCCTTCGCTCGGCGAATCCGAACGCCGCGCCGTGTTCGTCGACCCGGTCACTGCGCGACCACTCGGCGATCTGCCGGTCTACGGCAGCGCGAGCGCCCTGCCGCTGCGAACCTGGCTCGACCGCCTGCATCGACAGCTGCACCTCGGCGACACCGGTCGGCTGTACAGCGAACTCGCCGCATCGTGGCTGTGGGTGGTGGTCGTCGCGGGTCTGGTTCTGTGGTTCACCCGCGCCCGCACACGACGACGCAAGACCGGCCGCGCCCGCACCATCGGCCGGCACGGTCTGATCGGTGTGTGGATCGCCGTCGGACTGCTGTTCCTGTCGGCCACCGGACTCACCTGGTCGACCTATGCCGGTGCACACATCACCGATCTGCGCAGCGCGCTGAGCTGGAGCACCCCGGCGACCGACACCGCACTGCCCGGCGCCCCGGCGGCCGCACCGCCCGGGAACGAGCACGCCGACCACGGCGGCATGTCCATGCCGATGCCCGGCGATGCCGCGGGCGACACGTCCACCGCGATCCCGCAGATCGACGCCGCGCTCGCGCTCGCGAAGTCGGCCGGCGTGTCTGACGGCGTCGAGATCACGCTCCCGGCCGACACGCGCACCGCGTTCACCGTCACGCAGGTACGACGCTCCTGGCAGTTCTCCACGAGCAGCGTCGCCGTGGACCCGTCGAGCGATTCGGTGACCAGCGTCAACAGATTCTCCGACTGGCCGTTGCCCGCGAAACTCGCGGCATGGGGAATCGCTCTGCACATGGGCCTGCTGTTCGGCATCACGAATCAGATCCTGTTGCTCGTGCTCGCACTCGCTCTGATCGCGATGATCGTCCTCGGTTACCGCTCGTGGTTCCAGCGAGCACGCCGCGACCGACTGGTGGGCCGGGCGCCGCAGCCCGGCGCACTGCGTCGAGCACCGCTGCCACTCGTCGTCGCCGTGGCCGCCGTCGCGGTCGCCATCGGCTGGTTCGCCCCGCTGTTCGGGTGGCCGCTGCTCGCCTTCGTGATCGTCGACGTCACAGTCTCGGCGGTCCGCGGTCGCCGTCGCCCGACGGGTGACGATCCCGACGTTCAGGACACCCGAGAGCCGGCAGCCGTCGGCTGA
- the trhA gene encoding PAQR family membrane homeostasis protein TrhA yields the protein MTDLSQAEAPATDDSGTRPVGKPTLRGVIHQYSSVIAVAVGVILIVGTAMLRTVGPLLSVIVYVVTICALFIVSTVYHRIDWTSPSMRIAMKRADHSMIFLFIAGTYTPFCMMGLHSPARWWVLGTVWVGALAGVVLKLAWPGSPRWLGVILYIVLGWVIIAVAPSLIHNAGVAVLVLLAVGGVFYSVGAVLFALRWPDPWPGVFGHHEVFHACTAIAALLHYIAVWLVVLN from the coding sequence ATGACGGACTTGTCACAGGCCGAAGCCCCGGCCACCGATGACAGCGGCACGCGGCCGGTCGGGAAACCGACTCTGCGCGGTGTGATCCACCAGTACTCCTCGGTGATCGCGGTCGCCGTCGGCGTCATCCTGATCGTCGGCACGGCGATGCTCCGCACCGTCGGCCCGCTGCTGTCGGTGATCGTCTACGTCGTCACGATCTGCGCCCTGTTCATCGTCAGCACCGTCTATCACCGCATCGACTGGACGTCGCCGTCGATGCGGATAGCGATGAAGCGCGCCGACCATTCGATGATCTTCCTGTTCATCGCGGGCACGTACACACCGTTCTGCATGATGGGTCTGCACAGCCCCGCCCGCTGGTGGGTGCTCGGCACCGTGTGGGTCGGCGCCCTCGCGGGTGTCGTGCTGAAGCTCGCATGGCCGGGCTCGCCGCGTTGGCTGGGTGTGATCCTCTACATCGTCCTGGGCTGGGTGATCATCGCGGTCGCACCGTCGCTGATCCACAACGCGGGTGTCGCGGTGCTGGTCCTGCTCGCCGTCGGCGGGGTCTTCTACAGCGTGGGCGCCGTCCTATTCGCGCTCCGCTGGCCCGACCCGTGGCCGGGTGTGTTCGGACACCACGAGGTGTTCCACGCCTGCACCGCCATCGCCGCACTCCTGCACTACATCGCCGTCTGGCTCGTGGTGCTGAACTGA
- a CDS encoding isoprenyl transferase — protein MKLLPDTLRSGMYRVYERRLVQLMDRGRVPRHVAIICDGNRRWAREAGFDDVSHGHRVGAKRIADMLGWCSELDIGAVTIYLLSTENLSRDSEELDALMQIVPDIVEEISHGDWRVRIVGNLDHLPDPVAARLREASARTDGLSGMNVNVAVGYGGRQEIVDAVRKLLTDAEAKGATPAEMVEAVTVAGIDANLYTSGQPDPDLVIRTSGEQRLSGFLLWQSAYSEIWFTDAYWPEFRRVDFLRALRDYAARNRRFGK, from the coding sequence GTGAAACTGCTTCCCGACACTCTCCGCAGCGGCATGTACCGAGTGTACGAGCGTCGGCTCGTGCAACTCATGGATCGCGGCCGGGTGCCGCGGCATGTCGCCATCATCTGCGACGGCAATCGTCGTTGGGCGCGGGAAGCCGGCTTCGACGACGTCAGTCACGGCCACCGCGTCGGCGCCAAGCGGATCGCCGACATGCTCGGCTGGTGCAGCGAGTTGGACATCGGAGCCGTGACGATCTACCTGCTCTCGACCGAGAACCTCTCGCGCGATTCCGAGGAGCTCGACGCACTCATGCAGATCGTGCCCGACATCGTCGAAGAGATCAGTCACGGAGACTGGCGGGTGCGGATCGTCGGCAATCTCGATCATCTGCCCGACCCGGTGGCCGCCCGGCTGCGGGAGGCCTCGGCACGCACCGACGGGCTGTCCGGAATGAACGTGAACGTCGCCGTCGGCTACGGCGGGCGCCAGGAGATCGTCGACGCGGTGCGCAAGCTGCTCACCGACGCGGAGGCCAAGGGCGCCACCCCCGCCGAGATGGTCGAGGCGGTCACGGTCGCGGGCATCGATGCGAATCTGTACACGTCCGGTCAGCCGGATCCCGATCTGGTGATCCGCACCTCCGGCGAACAGCGGTTGAGCGGCTTCCTCCTCTGGCAGAGCGCGTACTCGGAGATCTGGTTCACCGACGCGTACTGGCCGGAGTTCCGTCGCGTCGACTTTCTTCGCGCGCTGCGCGACTACGCGGCGCGTAACCGCCGTTTCGGAAAGTGA
- a CDS encoding YbaK/EbsC family protein: MSASTPAVAALDQAGVEYAVHGYDHDRRSTDYGAEAVEAMAERGFEADRIFKTLVVDLGGRFGVAVVPVPCKLSLKAVAKALGASKAVMADAARVQRMTGYVLGGVSPVGQKVALPTVVDETAILWDTILCSAGRRGLEIELSLDDLVAVTGSTVAAIAAE; the protein is encoded by the coding sequence GTGAGCGCGTCCACCCCGGCCGTCGCGGCGTTGGATCAGGCGGGCGTCGAGTACGCGGTGCACGGCTACGACCACGATCGGCGGAGCACCGATTACGGTGCGGAGGCCGTCGAGGCCATGGCGGAGCGGGGGTTCGAGGCCGACCGGATCTTCAAGACGCTCGTCGTCGACCTGGGTGGGCGCTTCGGCGTCGCCGTCGTACCGGTGCCGTGCAAGCTCTCGCTCAAAGCCGTCGCGAAGGCGCTCGGTGCGTCGAAGGCGGTGATGGCCGACGCCGCGAGGGTTCAGCGGATGACCGGCTATGTTCTGGGCGGGGTGTCGCCGGTGGGACAGAAGGTGGCGTTGCCGACCGTCGTCGACGAGACCGCGATCCTGTGGGACACGATCCTGTGCAGTGCGGGCCGGCGGGGTCTGGAGATCGAGCTGTCACTCGACGACCTGGTGGCCGTGACCGGTTCGACGGTCGCCGCCATCGCCGCGGAGTAG
- the coaA gene encoding type I pantothenate kinase, whose product MARHSSDRDPGLYLELDRKQWRELRQSMPMVLTEAELEELVGLGEQVDLNEVAEVYLPISRLIHMRVEAQRRLFAATSTFLGEHQRNRQVPFVIGIAGSVAVGKSTTARVMAKLLSRWETHPKVDLVTTDGFLYPTAELERRGIMHRKGFPESYDRRALLRFVTEVKSGASVATAPVYSHVSYDIVPDAFIEVRQPDILIVEGLNVLQTGPTLTVSDLFDFSIYVDAKTSDIERWYISRFLQMRNTAFQNPDSHFHHYSSLTDQQAKIAARDIWTSINRPNLIENVLPTRPRATLVLRKDRDHSINRVRLRKL is encoded by the coding sequence ATGGCGCGCCATTCCAGTGACCGCGACCCCGGCCTGTACCTCGAACTCGACCGCAAGCAGTGGCGTGAACTGCGCCAGTCGATGCCGATGGTGCTCACCGAGGCCGAACTCGAAGAGCTCGTGGGCCTCGGCGAACAGGTCGACCTGAACGAGGTCGCCGAGGTGTATCTGCCGATCTCCCGTCTGATCCACATGCGTGTGGAGGCCCAGCGTCGCCTGTTCGCGGCGACGAGCACATTTCTCGGCGAGCATCAGCGCAACCGGCAGGTGCCGTTCGTGATCGGCATCGCGGGCAGCGTCGCGGTCGGCAAGTCGACCACCGCTCGCGTCATGGCGAAGCTCCTGTCCCGCTGGGAGACCCACCCCAAGGTCGACCTGGTGACCACCGACGGGTTCCTCTACCCCACCGCCGAGTTGGAACGCCGCGGCATCATGCATCGCAAGGGGTTCCCCGAGTCGTACGACCGCCGCGCTCTGCTCCGGTTCGTCACCGAGGTGAAGTCGGGTGCGTCGGTCGCGACGGCCCCGGTGTACTCGCACGTCAGCTACGACATCGTGCCCGACGCGTTCATCGAGGTCCGCCAGCCCGACATCTTGATCGTCGAGGGCCTCAACGTCCTGCAGACCGGTCCGACGCTGACCGTCTCGGATCTGTTCGACTTCTCGATCTACGTGGACGCGAAGACCTCCGACATCGAGCGCTGGTACATCTCCCGCTTCCTGCAGATGCGCAACACCGCCTTCCAGAACCCGGACTCGCACTTCCATCACTACTCGTCGCTGACCGATCAGCAGGCCAAGATCGCCGCCCGCGACATCTGGACCTCGATCAATCGCCCGAACCTCATCGAGAACGTGCTCCCGACGCGCCCGCGCGCCACACTCGTACTCCGTAAGGACCGCGACCACTCGATCAATCGGGTGCGTCTGCGGAAGCTGTGA
- a CDS encoding DUF885 domain-containing protein: protein MSTSARPSDDPVIEYLRIGLAFDRLEEGFVDAFTGDPALRVEARNAPRPDPVDLAVRARALLARLPDGLPDDRAEFIGSHLRALECSARKFAGEDIGFVDEVRAYFDVDIAPADEETYRQTHADLAVALGVPGATGDALAAEYQRYRRAEEIPAELTEPLIAAFASSLRDVVRAEFPLPAAETVQFDVVSDKPWSGFNYYLGDYRSNVAVNTDLPQHLSGLPGLIAHEAYPGHHTEHCRKEQKLVGTGQLEHQIFLVNTPQCLMAEGLADHALAAAMSTAWHEWAAEIYADFGLRFDAEKARAVSRATAGLLTVRQDAALLLHDRHADEDSVAAFLQRWLLVNPDRARQQLRFLTSPLWRAYISTYVEGYQLLDRWLDAADESRLTRFGRLLDEPLTPAVLRRELSI, encoded by the coding sequence ATGAGCACATCTGCGCGCCCGTCCGACGACCCGGTGATCGAGTACCTTCGCATCGGTTTGGCGTTCGACCGTCTGGAAGAGGGCTTCGTCGACGCCTTCACGGGGGATCCCGCGCTCCGCGTCGAAGCGCGGAACGCTCCGCGCCCGGACCCGGTCGATCTCGCGGTGCGGGCTCGCGCACTGCTCGCCCGACTGCCCGACGGGCTCCCCGACGACCGTGCCGAGTTCATCGGCTCGCATCTGCGCGCGCTGGAGTGCTCGGCCCGTAAGTTCGCCGGCGAGGACATCGGTTTCGTCGACGAGGTCCGCGCCTACTTCGACGTCGACATCGCTCCCGCCGACGAGGAGACCTATCGGCAGACGCACGCCGATCTGGCCGTCGCACTGGGCGTGCCGGGCGCCACCGGTGACGCGCTGGCCGCCGAGTATCAGCGGTACCGTCGGGCCGAGGAGATCCCGGCCGAGCTCACCGAACCGTTGATCGCGGCCTTCGCCTCCAGCCTGCGCGACGTGGTCCGCGCGGAGTTCCCGCTGCCGGCCGCCGAGACCGTACAGTTCGACGTTGTCTCCGACAAGCCGTGGTCGGGCTTCAACTACTACCTCGGCGACTACCGCTCGAACGTCGCCGTCAACACCGATCTGCCGCAGCATCTCTCGGGTCTGCCCGGGTTGATCGCCCACGAGGCGTACCCCGGCCATCACACCGAGCACTGCCGCAAGGAGCAGAAGCTGGTCGGAACCGGGCAGCTCGAACACCAGATCTTCCTCGTCAACACGCCGCAGTGCCTCATGGCCGAAGGGCTGGCCGACCATGCGCTCGCCGCCGCGATGAGTACCGCATGGCATGAGTGGGCCGCCGAGATCTACGCCGACTTCGGGCTCCGATTCGACGCCGAGAAGGCCCGCGCCGTCTCGCGCGCGACCGCGGGACTGCTCACAGTCCGTCAGGACGCCGCACTACTGCTTCACGACCGCCATGCCGATGAGGACTCGGTGGCCGCGTTCCTGCAGCGATGGCTGCTGGTGAACCCCGACCGCGCCCGGCAGCAGCTGCGCTTCCTGACCTCGCCGCTGTGGCGCGCGTACATCTCCACGTACGTCGAGGGGTACCAGCTTCTGGATCGCTGGCTCGACGCCGCGGATGAGAGCCGTCTCACACGATTCGGCCGGCTGCTCGACGAACCGCTCACCCCGGCGGTCCTCCGACGCGAACTGTCCATTTAG
- the glyA gene encoding serine hydroxymethyltransferase: MSLFTQSLADLDPDVAAAMNGELSRQRDTLEMIASENFVPRAVLQAQGSVLTNKYAEGYPGRRYYGGCEYVDVVEDIARDRAKALFGAEFANVQPHAGAQANAAVLQALMEPGETLLGLDLAHGGHLTHGMRLNFSGKLYENAFYGVSKEDFRVDMDEVRKIALDTKPKVIVAGWSAYPRTLDFAAFRSIADEVGAHLWVDMAHFAGLVAAGLHPNPVEYADVVSTTVHKTLGGPRSGMILARKEWAKKLNSAVFPGQQGGPLMHAVAAKAVALKVAGTEEFAERQRRTLSGASILADRLLYDDAKKAGVTVLTGGTDVHLVLVDLRDSDLDGQQAEDLLHEIGITVNRNAVPFDPRPPMVTSGLRIGTPALATRGFGDTEFTEVADIIGTALAAGRSADVAALRARVSALALDFPLYEGLEDWGLMSGK, encoded by the coding sequence ATGAGCCTGTTCACGCAGTCCCTGGCCGATCTCGATCCCGATGTGGCTGCCGCCATGAACGGGGAGCTGTCCCGCCAGCGCGACACCCTCGAAATGATCGCCTCGGAGAACTTCGTGCCCCGCGCCGTCCTGCAGGCGCAGGGCAGCGTGCTCACCAACAAGTACGCCGAGGGCTACCCGGGCCGTCGCTACTACGGCGGCTGCGAATACGTCGACGTCGTCGAGGACATCGCACGCGACCGCGCCAAGGCACTGTTCGGTGCCGAGTTCGCCAACGTTCAGCCGCACGCCGGCGCACAGGCCAACGCCGCCGTGCTGCAGGCCCTGATGGAGCCGGGCGAGACGCTGCTCGGCCTGGACCTGGCCCACGGCGGTCACCTCACGCACGGCATGCGCCTGAACTTCTCGGGCAAGCTGTACGAGAACGCCTTCTACGGAGTCAGCAAGGAGGACTTCCGCGTCGACATGGACGAGGTGCGCAAGATCGCTCTCGACACCAAGCCGAAGGTCATCGTCGCCGGTTGGTCGGCGTATCCGCGCACCCTCGACTTCGCGGCGTTCCGGTCGATCGCCGACGAGGTCGGCGCCCACCTGTGGGTCGACATGGCGCACTTCGCGGGCCTGGTCGCCGCCGGACTGCACCCGAACCCCGTCGAGTACGCGGACGTCGTCTCGACCACCGTCCACAAGACCCTCGGCGGCCCGCGGTCGGGCATGATCCTGGCGCGCAAGGAATGGGCCAAGAAGCTCAACTCCGCCGTCTTCCCCGGCCAGCAGGGCGGCCCGCTCATGCACGCTGTCGCCGCGAAGGCCGTCGCCCTCAAGGTGGCCGGCACCGAGGAGTTCGCCGAACGTCAGCGTCGTACGCTGTCGGGCGCCTCGATCCTGGCCGACCGTCTCCTGTACGACGACGCGAAGAAGGCGGGCGTCACCGTCCTGACCGGCGGTACCGACGTGCATCTGGTCCTGGTAGACCTGCGCGACTCCGACCTCGACGGCCAGCAGGCCGAGGACCTCCTCCACGAGATCGGCATCACCGTCAACCGCAACGCCGTGCCGTTCGATCCGCGTCCGCCGATGGTCACCTCGGGTCTGCGTATCGGTACGCCCGCACTGGCCACCCGCGGTTTCGGCGACACGGAGTTCACCGAGGTCGCCGACATCATCGGCACCGCGCTCGCAGCGGGCCGCTCGGCCGACGTCGCCGCCCTGCGCGCGCGTGTCAGCGCCCTGGCCCTCGACTTCCCGCTGTACGAGGGACTCGAGGACTGGGGCCTGATGAGCGGCAAGTGA
- a CDS encoding acyl-ACP desaturase produces MAVLSEDELIAALEKALPEIAEEHSQAALDWNPGEWVPWSKGRNFAFLGGEDFEPGQATLSPTAAAGLLALLLTKDNLPSFHRVLARHFPPFTDWRQLIGVWTAEDNRHSIVLRDYLVVTRAMDPVDAENRRRIHVVAGWKQTPEAVADLGPLETLAVLAVHENQCVHFITELLAYAEDPDLVTILEKIRTDDAAQAAMFQAYLMAGIVADQETAVLAVDKALANIEPIGSDVADFDTQREYISDFEDVASHAAIAAKLADELKLESLQSLSAQAEAARTRILERAAGH; encoded by the coding sequence GTGGCAGTTTTGAGTGAAGACGAGTTGATCGCGGCGTTGGAGAAGGCCCTTCCCGAGATCGCCGAAGAGCACAGCCAGGCCGCGCTGGACTGGAACCCGGGTGAATGGGTGCCGTGGTCCAAAGGCCGCAATTTCGCGTTCCTCGGCGGCGAGGACTTCGAGCCCGGGCAGGCGACACTGTCGCCGACGGCGGCCGCCGGCCTGCTCGCACTGCTGCTCACCAAGGACAACCTGCCGTCGTTCCACCGTGTTCTGGCGCGGCACTTCCCGCCGTTCACCGACTGGCGTCAGCTCATCGGCGTCTGGACCGCCGAAGACAACCGGCATTCGATCGTGCTGCGCGACTACCTGGTGGTCACGCGCGCGATGGATCCGGTCGACGCGGAGAACCGTCGCCGCATCCACGTCGTCGCCGGGTGGAAGCAGACGCCGGAGGCCGTGGCCGACCTCGGTCCGCTCGAAACGCTCGCGGTGCTCGCCGTGCACGAGAACCAGTGCGTGCACTTCATCACCGAACTGCTCGCGTACGCCGAGGATCCCGACCTCGTCACGATCCTGGAGAAGATCAGGACCGACGACGCCGCACAGGCCGCGATGTTCCAGGCCTACCTGATGGCCGGCATCGTCGCCGATCAGGAGACCGCGGTGCTGGCCGTCGACAAGGCGCTTGCGAACATCGAGCCGATCGGCTCGGACGTCGCCGACTTCGACACGCAGCGCGAGTACATCTCCGACTTCGAGGACGTCGCCTCGCACGCGGCCATCGCGGCGAAGCTCGCGGACGAACTCAAGCTGGAGAGTCTGCAGAGCCTGAGCGCGCAAGCAGAGGCCGCGCGCACCAGGATCCTGGAGCGCGCCGCCGGTCACTGA
- a CDS encoding PhoH family protein encodes MTARTYVLDTSVLLSDPWAVTRFAEHHVVLPLVVISELEGKRHHSELGWFARQALRLLDDMRVQHGRLDVPLPVGDDGGTVQVELNHTDPAVLPAGFRNDTNDSRILACALNLRAEGRDVTLVSKDTPLRVKAGAVGLVADEYHAQDVVVSGWTGMAELDVVDSEIDTLFADGVVDVDDARDLPCNTGTRLVGTSGSALGRVTENKQVKLVRGDREAFGLRGRSAEQRVALDLLLDESVGIVSLGGKAGTGKSALALCAGLEAVLERRSQRKVVVFRPLYAVGGQNLGYLPGSEQDKMGPWAQAVFDTLEGLVSSEVIDEVLDRGMLEVLPLTHIRGRSLHDSFVIVDEAQSLERNVLLTVLSRLGSGSRVVLTHDVAQRDNLRVGRHDGVAAVIEKLKGHPLFAHVTLTRSERSPIAALVTDMLEEFAPGTL; translated from the coding sequence GTGACCGCACGCACTTATGTCCTCGACACCTCCGTTCTGCTCTCCGACCCGTGGGCGGTGACTCGGTTCGCCGAGCACCACGTCGTCCTCCCACTCGTCGTGATCAGTGAACTCGAGGGCAAACGGCACCACAGCGAACTCGGCTGGTTCGCCCGCCAAGCTCTGCGACTGCTCGACGACATGCGCGTACAGCACGGTCGGCTCGACGTGCCGCTGCCGGTCGGCGACGACGGCGGCACCGTCCAGGTGGAGCTGAACCACACGGACCCGGCCGTCTTGCCCGCGGGATTCCGCAACGACACGAACGACTCGCGGATCCTGGCCTGCGCGCTGAATCTTCGCGCCGAGGGCCGAGACGTCACGCTCGTCTCCAAGGACACCCCGCTGCGTGTCAAAGCGGGCGCGGTGGGGCTCGTCGCCGACGAGTATCACGCGCAGGACGTCGTCGTCTCCGGCTGGACCGGAATGGCCGAACTCGATGTGGTCGACTCCGAGATCGACACCCTGTTCGCCGACGGCGTCGTCGACGTCGACGACGCGCGTGACCTGCCGTGCAACACCGGCACCCGACTGGTCGGTACCTCGGGAAGCGCGCTCGGTCGCGTCACCGAGAACAAGCAGGTCAAACTGGTGCGCGGCGATCGCGAGGCATTCGGTCTGCGAGGTCGTTCCGCCGAGCAGCGGGTGGCGCTCGACCTGCTGCTCGACGAGTCCGTCGGCATCGTCTCCCTCGGCGGAAAGGCGGGCACGGGAAAGTCGGCGCTCGCGCTGTGCGCCGGACTGGAGGCGGTGCTCGAACGCCGGAGCCAGCGCAAGGTGGTCGTGTTCCGCCCGCTGTACGCGGTCGGCGGCCAGAACCTCGGCTATCTCCCGGGCAGCGAGCAGGACAAGATGGGTCCGTGGGCGCAGGCGGTCTTCGACACCCTCGAGGGGCTCGTCTCGTCGGAGGTGATCGACGAGGTCCTCGACCGCGGAATGCTGGAAGTGCTGCCGCTCACGCACATCCGTGGCCGGTCGTTGCACGACTCGTTCGTCATCGTCGACGAGGCCCAGTCGCTGGAGCGGAATGTACTGCTCACCGTGCTGTCTCGCCTCGGTTCCGGATCGAGGGTGGTGCTCACCCACGATGTGGCCCAGCGTGACAACCTGCGCGTCGGCCGGCACGACGGCGTCGCCGCGGTGATCGAGAAGCTCAAGGGCCACCCGCTGTTCGCCCACGTCACACTGACCCGGAGCGAGCGGTCGCCGATCGCGGCTCTGGTCACCGACATGCTGGAGGAGTTCGCGCCCGGCACGCTGTGA